One Citricoccus sp. K5 DNA window includes the following coding sequences:
- a CDS encoding TrkH family potassium uptake protein: MTLPPLRRNLLRSARRPASRPAPRRSHRKPAQVIVLGFLAAIVAGTALLMLPVSYQDRAPTLTEAAFTTTSAITVTGLAVVDTPEFWTIFGQLVILVLIKVGGLGVMTFATVLGLLISRRLGLSRRLETAAEARAEGIGDLSRILLGIVKVSAVIESAGAVLLFLRFWLGHGLDVGTAAWHGVFHAVSAFNNAGFALYSANLMDFVDDPFICLPIAGCIILGGIGFPVLVQLRRHWRLPHRWTMNTRLVLLGSALLLAGGTAMYLILEWSNPKTLGPLDPAARVLAAFFQSVTTRTAGFNSLDFGQMDPITLLGTDVLMFIGAGPAGTAGGLKITTFGVLFFIMLTELRGQAAVNVMGRRLARSAHREAITVVLLSVAAVTVGTAVLMGLSEETSDRLLFEAVSAFATVGLSTGITATLPEAGQWVLMVLMFLGRIGPATVAGALALRERQLLYELPKERPLLG; encoded by the coding sequence GTGACCTTGCCCCCGCTTCGGCGGAACCTTCTCCGTTCGGCACGCCGGCCGGCCTCGCGACCTGCGCCCCGCCGGTCCCACCGGAAACCGGCCCAGGTGATCGTCCTGGGGTTCCTGGCCGCGATCGTGGCCGGCACCGCGCTGCTCATGCTCCCCGTGTCCTACCAGGACCGCGCCCCGACCCTTACCGAAGCCGCCTTCACGACCACCAGTGCCATCACCGTGACGGGTCTGGCCGTGGTGGACACCCCGGAGTTCTGGACCATCTTCGGCCAGCTGGTGATCCTGGTCCTCATCAAGGTGGGCGGACTGGGGGTGATGACCTTCGCCACGGTGCTGGGCCTGCTCATCTCCCGCCGATTGGGTCTGTCTCGGAGGCTGGAGACCGCAGCGGAGGCCCGGGCCGAGGGCATCGGAGATCTGTCCCGCATCCTGCTCGGCATCGTCAAGGTCTCCGCTGTCATCGAATCGGCCGGTGCGGTGCTGCTGTTCCTACGGTTCTGGCTCGGACACGGACTCGACGTCGGCACGGCGGCCTGGCACGGTGTCTTCCACGCGGTCTCGGCCTTCAACAACGCCGGTTTCGCCCTGTACTCGGCCAATCTCATGGACTTCGTGGACGACCCATTCATCTGCCTACCCATCGCCGGATGCATCATCCTCGGCGGCATCGGCTTCCCGGTCCTGGTCCAATTACGCCGACACTGGCGGCTTCCGCACCGGTGGACCATGAACACCCGGCTGGTTCTTCTGGGCAGCGCGCTCCTGCTGGCCGGGGGCACCGCCATGTACCTGATCCTGGAGTGGTCCAACCCGAAGACCTTGGGCCCCCTGGACCCGGCCGCCCGTGTGCTGGCGGCCTTCTTCCAATCCGTGACGACCCGCACCGCGGGGTTCAACTCCCTGGACTTCGGGCAGATGGACCCCATCACCCTGCTGGGCACAGACGTCCTGATGTTCATCGGTGCCGGCCCCGCCGGGACCGCCGGCGGGCTGAAGATCACGACCTTCGGCGTACTGTTCTTCATCATGCTCACTGAGCTGCGCGGACAGGCCGCGGTCAACGTCATGGGCCGCCGTCTGGCCCGGTCGGCGCACCGGGAGGCCATCACCGTGGTGCTACTCTCGGTCGCCGCCGTGACCGTCGGCACGGCCGTCCTCATGGGCCTCAGCGAGGAGACCTCGGACCGGCTGCTCTTCGAGGCCGTCTCTGCCTTCGCCACGGTGGGGCTGTCAACCGGCATCACCGCGACCCTTCCCGAGGCCGGTCAATGGGTCCTGATGGTCCTGATGTTCCTGGGCCGGATCGGTCCTGCCACCGTCGCCGGCGCCCTGGCGCTGCGCGAACGCCAACTGCTCTACGAACTCCCAAAGGAAAGGCCCCTCCTTGGCTGA
- a CDS encoding GTP-binding protein, whose protein sequence is MHLTVVSALDALCRQQACDMLAVAYPEAVLMLHDLLEDGLLVRRSIRSGAPPQRGETRLEHPCPNCAIRLDIEPSVQRAGKAGVDHLILGLPPALPAAAVVRALSGGARRSLVLNAVVLACSPGAVEDQIWDRHTLFESGYLALPDDERTSGEFLMEELASIDTVLLADPDVVPADPAASARGVQLLRELAPHARVTDRATDICPAHPGATASGRNTDVGGPSCAGIAKESPFTTVVHQFHRPLHPGRFHHALRSLAQGCCRLRGQLWMAPAPECRILLRGAGPRVWLENVGPWPAYLHDHPQEPTGVEDPVTTVRARADAGHPSTVIAATGESLDAAEIIRLLTDCQLTETEMKNGFTTLADPFGLDTTHDIDSRRAS, encoded by the coding sequence ATGCACCTCACCGTCGTCAGCGCCCTCGATGCCCTATGCCGTCAACAGGCCTGCGACATGCTGGCCGTTGCCTATCCCGAAGCCGTGCTGATGCTGCATGACCTACTGGAGGACGGCCTGCTGGTGCGCCGATCGATCCGGTCCGGGGCGCCCCCACAGCGGGGAGAGACTCGACTGGAACATCCCTGTCCCAACTGCGCCATCCGGTTGGACATTGAGCCCTCCGTGCAACGCGCAGGGAAAGCTGGCGTGGACCACCTCATTCTCGGCTTGCCTCCCGCGCTGCCGGCGGCTGCCGTGGTGCGGGCGCTGAGCGGCGGCGCGCGCCGGTCACTGGTGCTCAACGCCGTGGTGCTGGCCTGCTCGCCGGGTGCGGTCGAGGACCAGATCTGGGACCGTCACACCCTCTTCGAGTCCGGCTATCTGGCCCTGCCCGATGATGAAAGGACCTCCGGAGAGTTCCTCATGGAGGAGCTGGCCTCGATCGACACCGTGCTACTGGCAGACCCCGACGTGGTCCCGGCCGACCCTGCTGCCAGCGCTCGAGGCGTGCAGCTGCTCCGGGAACTGGCTCCTCATGCGCGGGTCACCGACCGGGCAACCGACATCTGTCCTGCCCACCCAGGAGCGACTGCATCGGGACGGAACACAGACGTGGGAGGGCCATCATGCGCCGGGATCGCGAAGGAATCTCCGTTCACCACCGTCGTCCACCAGTTCCACCGCCCGCTGCACCCAGGGCGCTTCCATCACGCACTGCGTTCTCTCGCCCAGGGATGCTGCCGTCTGCGTGGCCAACTCTGGATGGCACCGGCACCGGAGTGCCGGATCCTGCTGCGGGGGGCCGGTCCCCGCGTATGGCTGGAGAATGTGGGTCCCTGGCCTGCCTACCTGCACGATCACCCGCAGGAGCCAACAGGCGTTGAAGACCCGGTCACCACCGTCCGCGCCAGGGCGGACGCAGGCCACCCGAGCACCGTGATCGCCGCAACCGGGGAAAGCCTCGACGCTGCCGAGATCATCCGACTTCTCACCGACTGTCAGCTGACAGAGACCGAGATGAAGAACGGTTTCACCACATTGGCCGACCCGTTCGGCCTGGACACCACCCATGACATCGATTCCCGGAGGGCATCATGA
- the ykgO gene encoding type B 50S ribosomal protein L36 — protein sequence MKVRNSLRALKKVPGAQVVRRRGRVFVVNKKNPRMKARQG from the coding sequence ATGAAAGTACGGAACTCACTGCGGGCGCTGAAGAAGGTCCCCGGCGCACAGGTGGTCCGCCGGCGCGGGCGCGTGTTCGTCGTCAACAAGAAGAATCCTCGAATGAAGGCCCGCCAGGGCTGA
- the rsmI gene encoding 16S rRNA (cytidine(1402)-2'-O)-methyltransferase, producing the protein MAPTQTPEDRLGDTTGQIVLAATPIGNLADASQRLKDLLATADIVAAEDTRRAHHLAQGLGVRITGKVVSHHEHNERESTPELLAAARGGAVVAVVTDAGMPLVSDPGYRLVSTAAAEGVDVTCAPGPSAVTTALALSGLPTDRFAFEGFLPRKEGERARLLTELARDARTLVFFESPHRLAASLASLRDAFGADRPACVARELSKLHEEVARGSLAHLVQWANSKEIRGEIVIVTGGTEAEPDTDTAGQVADVEVLVASGTRLKEAVNTVAAARGVPKRDLYEAVLAARA; encoded by the coding sequence ATGGCGCCTACACAGACTCCCGAGGACCGGCTCGGCGACACCACCGGTCAGATCGTGCTGGCAGCCACACCGATCGGGAACCTGGCCGACGCCTCCCAGCGGCTCAAGGACCTGCTCGCCACCGCGGACATCGTGGCTGCCGAGGACACCCGGCGGGCTCATCACCTGGCCCAGGGGCTGGGCGTGCGGATCACCGGGAAGGTCGTCAGCCACCACGAGCACAACGAACGCGAATCCACGCCGGAACTGTTGGCGGCCGCCCGGGGCGGGGCCGTCGTCGCCGTCGTCACCGATGCGGGAATGCCGCTGGTGTCCGATCCCGGCTACCGGCTGGTGTCCACAGCCGCGGCCGAGGGCGTGGACGTCACCTGTGCCCCGGGGCCCAGCGCCGTCACCACGGCGCTCGCGCTGTCCGGCCTGCCGACGGACCGCTTCGCCTTCGAGGGGTTCCTGCCCCGCAAGGAGGGGGAGCGGGCACGCCTGCTGACCGAACTGGCGCGGGACGCCCGCACCCTGGTGTTCTTCGAGTCACCGCACCGGCTGGCCGCCTCCCTGGCCTCACTGCGCGACGCCTTCGGCGCCGACCGGCCCGCGTGCGTGGCCCGGGAACTGAGCAAACTCCACGAGGAGGTGGCCCGGGGATCGCTGGCCCACCTGGTGCAGTGGGCGAACTCCAAGGAGATCCGCGGCGAGATCGTCATCGTCACCGGAGGGACCGAAGCGGAACCCGACACGGACACGGCCGGCCAGGTGGCCGACGTCGAGGTCCTGGTGGCCTCCGGAACCCGGTTGAAGGAGGCGGTGAACACCGTGGCCGCCGCCCGCGGCGTGCCGAAGCGGGACCTCTATGAGGCGGTGCTGGCCGCCCGCGCCTGA
- a CDS encoding VOC family protein codes for MAIARFPTFVIDCPDPAALAEFYGALLGWDAQDQADGDDHWLDLRPADGSNCISFQRAQDYRAPDWPGQDNPQQMHLDVMVEDLDAGEKAVLELGATKTDYQPGESFRVFLDPAGHPFCLCQAEESDRLPTGG; via the coding sequence ATGGCTATCGCACGCTTTCCCACGTTCGTGATCGACTGTCCGGATCCGGCGGCTCTGGCGGAGTTCTACGGTGCCCTGCTCGGGTGGGACGCCCAGGACCAGGCCGACGGCGACGACCACTGGCTCGACCTCCGTCCCGCCGATGGCAGCAACTGCATCTCCTTCCAGCGGGCCCAGGACTACCGCGCACCGGACTGGCCGGGGCAGGACAACCCGCAGCAGATGCACCTCGACGTGATGGTGGAGGATCTCGACGCCGGGGAGAAAGCCGTCCTCGAGTTGGGGGCCACCAAGACGGACTACCAACCGGGCGAGAGCTTCAGGGTCTTCCTCGACCCGGCGGGGCACCCGTTCTGTCTGTGCCAGGCCGAGGAGTCGGACCGGCTCCCCACGGGCGGCTGA
- a CDS encoding NAD-dependent succinate-semialdehyde dehydrogenase: MTVTTVTAEREQELLQSVPTGLLIDGAWRDASSGKTLDVHDPATGKVLLSIQDGNSDDAMAALDAAAAAQHDWALTAPRERAEILRRAFDLVTERAEDFALLMTLEMGKPLAEARGEVTYGAEFLRWFSEEAVRHYGRYFTSPEGKNKMIVTHKPVGPSLLITPWNFPLAMATRKVAPAVAAGCTMVLKPAKLTPLTSMLFAQVMQEAGLPKGVLNVVAGSSASAISGPLMKDSRLRKVSFTGSTPVGVKLMQDAANNVLRTSMELGGNAPFLVFADADLDAAVEGAMAAKMRNMGEACTAANRFLVHEDVAVEFKAKFAAALKALNPARGTEPESTVGPIIDGGARDDIHQLVTDSVAAGGEVVTGGQPKDGDGYFYLPTLLSVGNDNPILSEEIFGPVAPVTTFATEEEAIELANASQYGLASYIYTKDVNTMFRVSEQIEFGLVGFNAGVISNASAPFGGVKQSGLGREGGAEGIEEYTTVQYIGMADPYAAKR, encoded by the coding sequence ATGACTGTCACCACTGTCACTGCCGAACGCGAGCAGGAACTGCTGCAGTCCGTCCCCACCGGCCTGCTGATCGACGGGGCGTGGCGTGACGCCAGCTCCGGCAAGACCCTGGATGTCCATGACCCGGCCACCGGCAAGGTCCTGCTGTCCATCCAGGACGGCAACTCCGATGACGCCATGGCCGCCCTGGACGCCGCCGCGGCCGCCCAGCACGACTGGGCCCTGACCGCCCCGCGTGAGCGCGCCGAGATCCTGCGCCGCGCCTTCGACCTGGTCACCGAACGGGCCGAGGACTTCGCCCTGCTGATGACCCTGGAGATGGGCAAGCCGCTGGCCGAGGCCCGCGGTGAGGTCACCTACGGCGCCGAGTTCCTGCGGTGGTTCTCCGAGGAGGCGGTGCGCCACTACGGCCGCTACTTCACCTCGCCCGAGGGCAAGAACAAAATGATCGTGACCCACAAGCCGGTGGGCCCGTCCCTGCTGATCACCCCGTGGAACTTCCCGCTGGCGATGGCCACCCGCAAGGTCGCCCCCGCCGTGGCCGCCGGGTGCACCATGGTGCTCAAGCCCGCCAAGCTCACTCCCCTGACCTCCATGCTGTTCGCGCAGGTCATGCAGGAGGCCGGGTTGCCGAAGGGCGTGCTGAACGTGGTGGCCGGCTCCTCGGCCTCCGCCATCTCTGGCCCGCTGATGAAGGACTCGCGCCTGCGCAAGGTCTCCTTCACCGGATCCACCCCGGTGGGCGTGAAGCTGATGCAGGACGCCGCCAACAACGTGCTGCGCACCTCCATGGAGCTCGGCGGCAACGCCCCGTTCCTGGTGTTCGCGGATGCGGACCTGGATGCCGCCGTCGAGGGCGCCATGGCCGCCAAGATGCGCAACATGGGCGAGGCCTGCACCGCGGCCAACCGCTTCCTGGTCCATGAGGACGTGGCCGTGGAGTTCAAGGCCAAGTTCGCCGCCGCGCTGAAGGCCCTGAACCCGGCCCGTGGCACCGAGCCGGAGTCCACCGTGGGTCCGATCATCGACGGCGGCGCTCGGGATGACATCCACCAGCTGGTCACGGACTCCGTGGCGGCCGGCGGCGAGGTCGTCACCGGTGGCCAGCCGAAGGACGGCGACGGTTACTTCTACCTCCCGACCCTGCTGTCCGTGGGCAATGACAACCCGATCCTCTCCGAGGAGATCTTCGGCCCGGTGGCCCCCGTGACCACCTTCGCCACCGAGGAGGAAGCCATCGAGCTGGCGAACGCCTCGCAGTACGGGCTGGCCTCGTACATCTACACAAAGGACGTCAACACGATGTTCCGGGTCTCGGAGCAGATCGAGTTCGGCCTGGTCGGCTTCAACGCCGGTGTCATCTCCAACGCCTCCGCCCCGTTCGGCGGGGTGAAGCAGTCCGGCCTGGGCCGCGAGGGAGGCGCCGAGGGCATCGAGGAGTACACCACGGTGCAGTACATCGGCATGGCGGACCCGTACGCCGCTAAGAGGTAG
- a CDS encoding transglutaminase family protein — protein MTAARQLFRTVWLPAVLVAVLVLSAAVAVDAAFRAPLTTWLMPAAGPAVVGLGAAAVVRSLGPRMLRPLLAGLLAAGWFWCRQWWPETLMVGLVPQPETLTAITTSTADLRETIWTATIPVETSAPLLAGVGAVLALTALVTDAIAVGLRCPAIAGLPPLALIAGSAALTAGSTPWPALALAAAAGVAVGALIVAQLTLPFLSAGLAPEGQRFILGQGTGPVNPAADLSQELRSGQGYAGITYETDDGLGVYLRTAVVDDVMASPWDANPPQYAGDPSNTPFYPAAAHLAEIEGGEVVDAGNADNAGDAAGTDGTAGTGEGSAPPSRDLVSLTLDGWAGNWAPLPDQTVEIEPIVGEWGWQVDPTTFSAYRQEASPVEISYQTAVLPLDLTFEELADRAGAIAPQGVYNRWGADPALEGSAVQALAEDLTAGTDNPVEQAVALQDHLLSDDFTYSETAPVEQGYDGSGLELTEQFLEAGAGYCIHFASAMVMMAQSVDIPARVVVGYAPVGAVDGRHRVTADRAHAWPELYIDQVGWVPFEPTQSVGRVPSYAQSEDTAEPTAAPDPSVEGQEASPSPSASEEPESPGDDAGPGATAGPGTPGAPGLPVGVLLTLAGTILAVMLLLALPRGLRHRRRQTRLSSGSTPLAWAEVEDTTVDLGLGRKPHESEPVFASRLTAVASVSDAPAVAVAAGTAGMAGRSPDLEAVGVAGLAGMAGGSRDLVAAGHTLVEAITWLRYAPDGTPPPEGTEDVAVAARVIIVGLEDAADPAVRRRARWFPRSLVPESLRR, from the coding sequence ATGACCGCGGCTCGTCAGCTGTTCAGGACCGTGTGGCTGCCGGCGGTGCTGGTCGCGGTGCTGGTGTTGTCCGCCGCCGTGGCCGTGGATGCCGCCTTCCGGGCACCGCTGACCACGTGGCTGATGCCGGCCGCCGGACCTGCCGTGGTGGGGCTGGGGGCAGCGGCCGTGGTGCGCAGCCTGGGGCCCCGGATGCTGCGCCCGCTGCTGGCGGGGCTGCTGGCCGCCGGATGGTTCTGGTGCCGGCAGTGGTGGCCCGAGACCTTGATGGTCGGGCTGGTGCCACAACCGGAGACCCTCACAGCGATCACCACCTCCACCGCCGACCTGCGGGAGACCATCTGGACGGCGACCATCCCGGTGGAGACCAGCGCGCCGCTGCTGGCCGGCGTCGGCGCCGTCCTGGCCCTGACCGCCCTGGTGACCGATGCCATCGCCGTGGGCCTGCGCTGCCCCGCCATCGCCGGCCTGCCCCCGTTGGCCCTGATCGCCGGGTCGGCCGCACTCACGGCGGGGTCCACCCCGTGGCCGGCCCTGGCGCTCGCCGCCGCGGCCGGCGTCGCGGTGGGGGCGCTGATCGTGGCGCAGCTGACGCTGCCCTTCCTGTCCGCCGGGCTGGCACCCGAGGGCCAGCGCTTCATCCTCGGACAGGGCACCGGGCCGGTGAACCCAGCGGCGGACCTGAGCCAGGAACTGCGCAGCGGCCAGGGGTATGCGGGTATCACCTATGAGACGGACGACGGTCTGGGCGTCTACCTGCGCACCGCCGTGGTGGACGACGTGATGGCCTCCCCCTGGGATGCGAATCCACCGCAGTACGCCGGCGATCCGTCCAACACCCCATTCTACCCGGCCGCGGCCCACCTCGCTGAGATCGAGGGCGGCGAGGTTGTCGATGCAGGCAATGCAGACAATGCCGGCGACGCTGCCGGCACCGACGGCACCGCGGGCACCGGGGAGGGCAGTGCCCCGCCGAGCCGGGACCTGGTGTCCCTGACCCTCGACGGATGGGCCGGGAACTGGGCCCCGCTGCCGGACCAGACCGTGGAGATCGAGCCGATCGTCGGCGAGTGGGGCTGGCAGGTGGATCCCACCACCTTCAGCGCCTACCGCCAGGAGGCAAGCCCGGTGGAGATCTCCTACCAGACGGCCGTGCTGCCCCTGGACCTGACGTTCGAGGAACTGGCCGACCGGGCCGGCGCCATCGCCCCGCAGGGCGTGTACAACCGGTGGGGTGCTGACCCGGCACTGGAGGGCTCCGCCGTCCAAGCGCTCGCCGAGGACCTCACCGCGGGCACGGACAATCCGGTGGAGCAGGCCGTGGCACTCCAGGACCACCTGCTCTCCGACGACTTCACCTATTCGGAGACGGCTCCCGTGGAGCAGGGCTATGACGGGTCCGGCCTCGAGTTGACGGAGCAGTTCCTGGAGGCCGGCGCCGGGTACTGCATCCACTTCGCCTCGGCCATGGTGATGATGGCTCAGTCCGTGGACATCCCGGCCCGTGTGGTGGTGGGGTACGCTCCGGTCGGCGCGGTGGACGGGCGCCACCGGGTGACGGCGGACCGTGCCCACGCCTGGCCGGAGCTCTACATCGACCAGGTCGGCTGGGTCCCCTTCGAACCCACCCAGAGCGTCGGCCGCGTGCCGTCCTACGCCCAGTCCGAGGACACCGCGGAGCCCACCGCCGCACCCGATCCCTCGGTGGAGGGCCAGGAAGCCTCCCCATCCCCGTCCGCCTCCGAGGAGCCGGAGTCCCCCGGTGACGACGCCGGCCCGGGCGCCACGGCCGGGCCCGGCACCCCAGGTGCCCCCGGACTGCCGGTCGGCGTGCTGCTCACCCTGGCCGGGACGATCCTCGCCGTGATGCTGTTGCTGGCACTCCCCCGCGGACTCCGGCACCGTCGGCGGCAGACACGCCTGTCCTCCGGATCCACGCCCCTGGCCTGGGCGGAGGTGGAGGACACCACCGTGGACCTCGGCCTGGGCCGGAAGCCGCATGAGTCCGAGCCGGTGTTCGCCTCGAGGCTGACGGCGGTGGCTTCGGTGAGCGATGCGCCCGCGGTGGCTGTGGCGGCAGGGACGGCAGGGATGGCAGGGCGGTCGCCGGACCTCGAGGCGGTCGGGGTGGCAGGGTTGGCAGGGATGGCCGGGGGTTCACGGGACCTCGTGGCGGCCGGGCACACCCTGGTCGAGGCGATCACCTGGCTCCGCTACGCCCCGGACGGTACGCCGCCCCCGGAGGGGACCGAGGACGTGGCTGTGGCCGCCCGGGTGATCATCGTGGGACTGGAGGACGCCGCGGATCCGGCCGTCCGGCGTCGTGCCCGGTGGTTCCCGCGGTCCCTGGTGCCAGAGTCACTCCGCCGCTGA
- a CDS encoding DUF58 domain-containing protein gives MASDLPSRRPSARTSRRAIAGASSPTTPRPTPRGLALTVAAALLVVAGLALGRREAVALGLFLAVVVAVSCAVLAARTVLARRIRLTRSVVPGALQVGGNAQVTFDGGVPGLIDALPGGRSIPVAQGGYRWRAGERGVYDVGPALARLTGPFGLWSARAQVAGTSRVEVEPLPLEDDELDQVLRAGVGEHDAADLLGSQAAPDDLLVREHRDGDALTRVHWGATARTGRLMVRQEEWAHDPWAVVVLDCRAVSFAAGRFDVDGGAGRHWQSSPGFERALQAAAALILRLQDAGHQVLLMDQDGHALDPSLAPAVLEPSFREATWPAALPGEAAAVVALLGTAVAQDLPVLATVPHHLQRVAVLFGAEGRRDAATRLEAGGWLVAEGGS, from the coding sequence ATGGCCTCCGACCTCCCCTCCCGGCGCCCGTCCGCCCGTACCTCCCGCCGCGCCATCGCGGGCGCCTCCTCCCCGACCACGCCCCGGCCGACGCCGCGCGGACTGGCCCTGACCGTGGCGGCGGCCCTGCTCGTGGTGGCGGGGCTGGCCCTGGGCCGGCGTGAGGCCGTCGCGCTGGGACTCTTCCTGGCCGTCGTCGTGGCGGTGTCCTGTGCGGTGCTGGCCGCACGGACCGTGCTGGCCCGGCGCATCCGGCTGACGCGGTCCGTGGTGCCCGGCGCGCTGCAGGTGGGTGGCAACGCGCAGGTCACCTTTGACGGTGGCGTACCCGGCCTCATCGATGCGCTCCCCGGCGGCCGGTCGATTCCCGTAGCGCAGGGCGGCTACCGGTGGCGGGCCGGCGAGCGCGGGGTGTACGACGTCGGCCCGGCCCTGGCCCGCCTGACCGGCCCCTTCGGCCTATGGTCGGCCCGAGCCCAGGTCGCCGGGACGAGCAGGGTCGAGGTGGAGCCCCTGCCGCTGGAGGACGACGAGCTCGACCAGGTCCTGCGGGCCGGCGTCGGTGAACACGACGCAGCCGACCTGCTGGGCAGCCAGGCCGCCCCGGACGACCTGCTGGTGCGCGAGCACCGGGACGGGGACGCGCTGACCCGCGTCCACTGGGGCGCAACCGCCAGGACCGGCCGGCTCATGGTGCGTCAGGAGGAGTGGGCACACGACCCCTGGGCGGTGGTGGTCCTGGACTGCCGCGCGGTCTCCTTCGCCGCCGGGCGGTTCGACGTGGACGGCGGTGCCGGCCGCCACTGGCAGAGTTCCCCCGGGTTCGAACGGGCCCTGCAGGCGGCAGCCGCCCTGATCCTGCGGCTGCAGGATGCCGGCCACCAGGTGCTGCTGATGGACCAGGACGGCCACGCCCTGGACCCGTCCCTGGCGCCGGCCGTCCTCGAACCGTCCTTCCGGGAGGCCACGTGGCCGGCCGCCTTGCCGGGCGAGGCAGCCGCCGTCGTCGCCCTGCTCGGGACCGCCGTGGCACAGGACCTCCCGGTGCTGGCCACGGTGCCGCACCACCTGCAGCGGGTGGCGGTGCTGTTCGGGGCGGAGGGCCGCCGGGATGCCGCCACGCGGTTGGAGGCCGGCGGCTGGCTCGTCGCGGAGGGCGGGTCATGA
- a CDS encoding MoxR family ATPase, protein MDVSTARQEHEDGAGQRHEDGPGSGPRQDDSWAAGGERLTAAAAAMLNAMDSVVDGKHQAVRAALLVLLAGGHLLVEDVPGVGKTLLARALARTVGGKVNRIQFTPDLLPGDVTGVSVFNQDRHTFEFRPGAVFANIVIGDEINRASAKTQSALLECMEEHQVTVDGTTHRLEEPFMVVATQNPVESEGTYPLPEAQRDRFMARITMGYPDPEAELQMLRTHQGPLPSSAPVNRLAPVTTTQQVLQMIEAVSRVHVSEAVARYVIDLGRASREHPDVLVGASPRSLLQLLRAAKAEAAISGRSFTTPQDVAGVVPVVFPHRLMLRRRSTQEAAQADATTQRILHSVPVPAGP, encoded by the coding sequence GTGGACGTGTCAACCGCCAGGCAGGAGCACGAGGACGGAGCCGGACAACGGCACGAGGACGGGCCCGGAAGCGGCCCGCGGCAGGACGACTCGTGGGCGGCAGGCGGCGAGCGGCTGACGGCCGCCGCGGCGGCGATGCTCAACGCCATGGACTCCGTGGTGGACGGCAAGCACCAGGCGGTCCGCGCCGCCCTACTGGTCCTGCTGGCCGGTGGGCACCTGCTCGTGGAGGATGTCCCGGGGGTGGGCAAGACCCTGCTGGCCCGGGCCCTGGCCCGGACCGTGGGCGGGAAGGTCAATCGCATCCAGTTCACCCCGGACCTACTGCCCGGGGACGTCACCGGCGTCTCGGTGTTCAACCAGGACCGCCACACCTTCGAGTTCCGCCCGGGAGCGGTGTTCGCCAACATCGTCATCGGAGACGAGATCAACCGCGCCTCGGCCAAGACCCAGTCCGCCCTGCTCGAGTGCATGGAGGAGCATCAGGTCACCGTGGACGGGACCACCCACCGACTCGAGGAGCCGTTCATGGTGGTGGCCACCCAGAACCCGGTGGAGTCCGAGGGCACCTATCCCCTGCCAGAGGCCCAGCGGGACCGGTTCATGGCCCGCATCACCATGGGTTATCCGGACCCGGAGGCCGAGCTGCAGATGCTCCGCACCCACCAAGGGCCGCTGCCCTCCTCCGCCCCCGTGAACCGTTTGGCCCCCGTGACCACCACACAGCAGGTCCTGCAGATGATCGAGGCGGTGTCCCGCGTGCACGTCTCCGAGGCCGTCGCCCGGTACGTGATCGACCTGGGCCGTGCCAGCCGTGAGCACCCGGACGTCCTCGTCGGCGCGAGCCCACGGTCCCTGCTGCAGCTGCTGCGGGCGGCCAAGGCCGAGGCCGCGATCAGCGGCCGATCCTTCACCACGCCCCAGGACGTGGCCGGCGTCGTGCCCGTGGTGTTCCCGCACCGGCTGATGCTCCGGCGCCGCTCCACGCAGGAGGCCGCCCAGGCCGACGCGACCACCCAGCGGATCCTGCATTCGGTCCCGGTGCCGGCCGGCCCGTGA
- a CDS encoding 50S ribosomal protein L25/general stress protein Ctc, with product MSDNTKIQVTLREDFGKGASRQARRDGLIPAVVYGHGGDPVHLLMPAQQTSLAVRNPNALLTVVRDGEEHLVLPKAIQRNFIKQTIDHLDLIVVQRGEKVVVDVWVHVEGEAAPGTTFNLEEASVPVLADATQLPESVTINIEGRAAGEHVFGADVQLPAGSTLELADDYVIATISELTVQDLGDTEGEGEETAAAESTEG from the coding sequence ATGAGCGACAACACCAAGATCCAGGTCACCCTGCGCGAGGACTTCGGCAAGGGCGCATCCCGCCAGGCGCGCCGCGACGGGCTGATCCCCGCCGTGGTCTACGGGCACGGCGGCGACCCCGTGCACCTGCTGATGCCGGCCCAGCAGACCTCGCTGGCCGTCCGTAACCCCAACGCCCTGCTGACCGTGGTCCGCGACGGCGAGGAGCACCTCGTGCTGCCGAAGGCCATCCAGCGCAACTTCATCAAGCAGACCATCGACCACCTGGACCTCATCGTCGTCCAGCGCGGCGAGAAGGTCGTCGTGGACGTGTGGGTGCACGTCGAGGGTGAAGCCGCCCCGGGCACCACCTTCAACCTCGAAGAGGCCTCCGTGCCGGTGCTGGCCGATGCCACGCAGCTGCCGGAGAGCGTCACCATCAACATCGAGGGCCGCGCCGCGGGCGAGCACGTCTTCGGTGCCGACGTCCAGCTGCCCGCCGGCTCCACCCTGGAGCTGGCCGACGACTACGTCATCGCCACCATCTCCGAGCTCACGGTCCAGGACCTGGGCGACACCGAGGGTGAAGGCGAAGAGACCGCGGCCGCCGAGTCCACCGAGGGCTGA